One genomic region from Magallana gigas chromosome 3, xbMagGiga1.1, whole genome shotgun sequence encodes:
- the LOC117685795 gene encoding germ cell nuclear acidic protein-like, with product MFDIHIFFFLVRNATESPEKLNSSVPGNATDSLEKPDSCVPGSATDSSEKPDSSVLGNATYSPEKLDSSVPENATYSPEKLNSSVPENATDFPEKPDSSVPGNAKDSPEKVDSSVPENATYSPEKLDSSVPENDTDPPEKLDSSVPGNAKDSPEKVDSSVPGSTRDSSEKPDSSVPGNATYSPEKLNSNVPVNATDSPEKLDSCVPGNAKDFPEKPDSSVPWNATDSPEKPDSCVPGNAKDSPEKLDSRVPGNATDPSEELDSRVPGNSTDFPEKLDSFIHHDFVGDDDEFSFSDSNDSDYLPSEDTDQGSSDTDDNAVCSLLHLKDSSHPSDYVSDSNDSEKSIDVPISIPFETRGSSDTDDNAVHSLLHLKDSSNPPDYVSDSNDSERSIVVPISIPLETITVQKTNTEKGKQKWDKKHACKFCGKLYPKLARHLETMHKNEVVVAKALSLPKNSAERKEIWKTLRNEGDWDHNFNVLKNGTGTLIPKYREQKTRAHSEFIPCSGCKGLYSKTSLSDHFKTCVSKQTDKKNQGVKEGRFLLPIPEHINGGFYKHVLLSMSQDDIYMYIYRDPLILKFGKRLYENKDIQEHTSNHISCRMRELGRLIGEAKKTPEWGIQKIEDCFSPEKFNNVVSCVKSLAGFSEDTHMYATPSLALKIGYSLQRCARIYRSDGIIESDVTKQENGSAFIQLYESDWNDLISSRARQTLSEKKYNAPKMLPLCEDVYKLNSYLKEKIKELLMKLSNDSAFYIELAKMTLCHITLFNRKRGGDVQRITVDNYKQAIEAQNSVPYDDELKSSLSDVEIELCRSLTRIELKGKQERKVAI from the exons ATGTt TGACAtacatatattcttttttttagttCGGAATGCTACGGAATCACCAGAAAAACTTAACAGCAGTGTACCCGGGAATGCCACAGATTCTCTAGAAAAACCTGACAGCTGTGTACCTGGGAGTGCTACAGATTCTTCAGAGAAACCTGACAGCAGTGTACTCGGGAATGCCACATATTCTCCAGAGAAACTTGACAGCAGTGTACCTGAGAATGCCACATATTCTCCAGAGAAACTTAACAGCAGTGTACCTGAGAATGCCACAGATTTTCCAGAGAAACCTGACAGCAGTGTTCCTGGGAATGCCAAAGATTCTCCAGAAAAAGTTGACAGCAGTGTACCTGAGAATGCCACATATTCTCCAGAGAAACTTGACAGCAGTGTACCTGAGAATGACACTGATCCTCCAGAGAAACTTGACAGCAGTGTACCTGGGAATGCCAAAGACTCTCCAGAAAAAGTTGACAGCAGTGTACCTGGGAGTACTAGGGATTCTTCAGAGAAACCTGACAGCAGTGTACCCGGGAATGCCACATATTCTCCAGAGAAACTTAACAGCAATGTACCTGTGAATGCCACAGATTCTCCAGAGAAACTTGACAGCTGTGTACCTGGGAATGCAAAGGATTTTCCAGAGAAACCTGACAGCAGTGTACCTTGGAATGCCACGGATTCTCCAGAAAAACCTGACAGCTGTGTACCCGGGAATGCCAAGGATTCTCCAGAGAAACTTGACAGCCGTGTACCTGGGAATGCCACTGATCCTTCAGAGGAACTTGACAGCCGTGTACCTGGGAATTCCACAGATTTTCCAGAGAAACTTGACAGCTTTATACACCATGATTTTGTTGGTGATGATGATGAGTTTTCTTTTTCGGATTCCAATGATTCTGATTATTTACCTTCAGAAGATACTGATCA GGGTTCTAGTGATACAGATGACAATGCAGTTTGTTCCTTGCTACATTTAAAAGATTCATCCCATCCTTCCGATTATGTCAGTGACAGTAATGATTCTGAGAAAAGTATTGATGTTCCAATATCTATCCCTTTTGAAACTAG GGGTTCTAGTGATACAGATGACAATGCAGTTCATTCCTTGCTACATTTGAAAGATTCATCCAATCCTCCCGATTATGTCAGTGACAGTAATGATTCTGAGAGAAGTATTGTTGTGCCAATATCTATCCCTTTGGAAACTATCACTGTACAGAAAACCAACACAGAGAAAGGAAAGCAGAAATGGGACAAAAAACATGCATGCAAATTTTGTGGAAAATTGTACCCAAAACTGGCTAGACACTTGGAAACAATGCACAAAAATGAAGTTGTTGTAGCTAAGGCTCTTTCCTTACCCAAAAACAGTGccgaaagaaaagaaatttggAAAACATTAAGAAATGAAGGAGACTGGGATCACAACTTCAACGTTCTGAAAAATGGAACTGGAACATTAATACCGAAGTATAGAGAGCAGAAGACCAGAGCACATAGTGAATTTATACCATGTAGTGGTTGCAAGGGTTTGTACTCCAAAACTTCTTTGAGTGATCATTTTAAGACATGTGTTAGTAAGcagactgataaaaaaaatcaaggagtGAAAGAAGGTCGTTTTTTACTACCTATTCCAGAACATATTAATGGAGGATTTtacaaacatgttttattatccATGTCTCAAGAtgacatttatatgtatatatatcgcGATCCACTTATACTGAAATTTGGAAAGCGCCTGTATGAAAATAAGGACATCCAGGAACATACATCTAACCACATCAGCTGCAGAATGAGAGAACTAGGCAGACTAATAGGAGAAGCCAAAAAGACACCTGAATGGGGTATCCAGAAGATTGAGGATTGTTTTAGTCCTGAGAAATTTAACAATGTTGTGTCATGTGTGAAGTCCCTTGCTGGATTTAGTGAAGATACACATATGTATGCAACTCCTTCCCTTGCACTGAAAATAGGGTATAGTCTTCAACGATGTGCAAGGATTTATAGATCAGATGGAATTATTGAGTCAGATGTAACAAAACAAGAGAATGGTTCAGCTTTCATTCAGTTGTATGAGTCTGATTGGAACGATCTCATCTCTTCCCGTGCACGACAAACTTTGAGTGAGAAAAAGTATAATGCGCCAAAAATGTTACCTCTATGCGAGGATGTGTACAAGCTTAATTCCTAcctaaaagaaaaaatcaaagaactTTTGATGAAATTGTCGAATGATTCAGCTTTCTACATTGAGCTGGCAAAGATGACGCTATGTCACATAACTCTCTTTAACAGGAAGCGTGGAGGCGATGTGCAGCGTATTACTGTAGACAATTACAAGCAAGCTATTGAAGCACAAAACAGTGTTCCCTACGATGACGAACTTAAATCAAGTTTGTCAGACGTGGAAATTGAGCTTTGTCGTTCTTTGACTCGAATTGAACTCAAAGGCAAACAGGAAAGAAAAGTTGCAATATAA